The Solibacillus daqui genome has a segment encoding these proteins:
- a CDS encoding DMT family transporter: MNEKLVGALFLSLAASIWGGMYVVVKVVVDVVPPFELVWMRYFIAAITLLIIGFITKQIWAIAKKDWLIIFIVALIGNTISIVTQEMGTLLSSAQMGTIITATTPAFMVLFARFVLKETLTWKKCFSIVLATIGVAIIVGNGAIDSTQQLGGVYLLIAALTWAFMSVLIKKIPASYSQIVVTTYTSSIAVILLTPIVLPKLSQLNTEAMTQPSIWGGLLYLGIISTACGFLLWNKGLQLMNASSGGLFFFLQPIVGTFLGWVLLGETIGWSFWIGTVLIFVGIFLVIIEE, translated from the coding sequence ATGAATGAAAAATTAGTAGGCGCTTTATTTTTATCGCTCGCAGCAAGCATTTGGGGCGGGATGTACGTTGTTGTAAAGGTAGTAGTTGACGTTGTACCACCATTTGAACTAGTGTGGATGCGCTATTTCATTGCGGCTATTACGTTACTCATCATCGGTTTCATAACAAAACAAATTTGGGCAATTGCAAAGAAAGATTGGTTAATTATTTTCATCGTGGCTCTCATTGGGAATACGATCTCGATTGTGACACAGGAAATGGGCACGCTGCTTTCTAGTGCTCAAATGGGGACTATCATTACTGCCACAACCCCTGCTTTTATGGTGTTATTTGCGCGTTTCGTATTAAAAGAGACGCTTACTTGGAAAAAGTGCTTTTCAATTGTGCTTGCTACAATTGGGGTTGCAATCATTGTTGGCAACGGTGCGATTGATAGCACTCAGCAACTTGGTGGTGTTTATTTACTGATTGCAGCACTTACCTGGGCATTCATGTCTGTGCTTATAAAAAAAATTCCTGCCAGTTATTCGCAAATTGTAGTCACGACGTACACTTCAAGTATTGCAGTTATTTTATTGACCCCTATTGTTTTACCGAAACTATCGCAGTTAAATACGGAAGCAATGACTCAGCCTTCAATTTGGGGAGGCTTACTATATTTAGGTATCATTTCTACTGCATGTGGCTTTTTACTTTGGAACAAAGGCCTGCAGCTCATGAATGCTTCTAGTGGCGGCTTATTTTTCTTTTTGCAGCCGATTGTTGGCACATTTTTAGGTTGGGTACTACTCGGAGAAACTATTGGCTGGTCGTTTTGGATTGGAACGGTATTGATATTTGTCGGGATATTTTTAGTAATAATAGAAGAGTAA
- a CDS encoding GNAT family N-acetyltransferase, which translates to MSLHITREITKTDKQYLEDELYKFNLKHFPKDLRDRYEEICLFIKDDSGKIYGGIMSAVCWNWLEIYILIVDEDLRNSGYGTKLLLELEEIALSKKCDFIKVDTLSFQALDFYKKNGYEVFGSINNVGRDFEHYYLKKDLTYFSG; encoded by the coding sequence ATGTCACTTCATATTACTAGAGAGATAACTAAAACGGATAAACAATATCTCGAAGATGAACTGTATAAATTTAATTTAAAACACTTTCCAAAAGACTTAAGAGATAGGTATGAAGAAATCTGTTTATTTATTAAAGATGATAGTGGGAAAATTTATGGTGGAATTATGAGCGCCGTATGTTGGAATTGGTTGGAGATATATATCCTTATTGTAGATGAGGATCTTAGAAATTCTGGATATGGAACGAAATTGTTATTAGAACTAGAGGAAATTGCATTAAGTAAAAAATGTGATTTCATTAAAGTAGATACTCTAAGTTTTCAGGCACTAGATTTCTATAAAAAGAATGGTTACGAAGTGTTTGGTAGTATTAATAATGTAGGTAGAGATTTTGAGCATTATTATTTAAAGAAAGATTTAACTTATTTCAGTGGGTGA
- a CDS encoding HIT family protein: protein MHTHMPKGYECPFCRIVSGKEKQNNGTKQRDIIYQNEHVAAFIASKWWPNNKGHVLVVPNQHYENIYELPVEMAAEIHRVAQLTAFAMKNTYGCDGISTRQHNEPAGNQDVWHYHLHVYPRYEGDNLYMTKGVFTMPDERPYYAEKLRSWLINK, encoded by the coding sequence TTGCATACACATATGCCAAAAGGTTATGAATGTCCATTTTGCCGAATTGTTTCTGGTAAAGAAAAACAAAATAACGGAACAAAACAAAGAGATATAATATATCAAAACGAACATGTTGCTGCATTTATTGCTAGTAAATGGTGGCCGAACAATAAAGGACATGTTCTAGTTGTTCCGAATCAACATTATGAAAATATTTATGAACTTCCGGTAGAAATGGCTGCTGAAATTCATCGTGTAGCTCAATTAACCGCATTTGCAATGAAAAATACATATGGTTGTGATGGAATTTCTACTCGTCAACATAATGAACCAGCAGGAAATCAAGACGTATGGCATTATCATCTTCATGTATATCCAAGGTACGAAGGTGACAATCTTTACATGACAAAAGGTGTCTTTACAATGCCTGATGAACGTCCTTATTACGCAGAAAAATTACGTTCTTGGTTAATCAATAAATAA